A genomic segment from Bacillus cereus G9842 encodes:
- a CDS encoding PadR family transcriptional regulator encodes MSMKLVILGLLLEGDKHPYEVQHIMKERQMDCYIKYAKGSLYYAFEQLEKQGAIHITNVIRDTNRPDKTIFHITEEGKKLFHTLLLKQFEAKNQIYKPIYSALSFAHFSNDHELVPILEKKKNDTLQYLYTMQTIYDCNKGKVPRAQLYILQSVIEHITVELQWLNTLLKDAIAGRLSEVAIDEN; translated from the coding sequence ATGAGCATGAAATTAGTCATTCTCGGCTTGCTACTCGAAGGAGATAAACATCCATATGAAGTGCAGCATATTATGAAAGAACGACAAATGGATTGTTACATTAAATATGCTAAAGGATCACTTTATTACGCCTTCGAGCAATTAGAAAAGCAAGGCGCAATTCATATTACAAATGTAATTAGAGACACAAATCGACCTGACAAAACGATTTTTCATATAACAGAAGAAGGCAAAAAACTATTCCACACTTTACTATTAAAACAATTCGAAGCAAAAAACCAAATATATAAACCTATTTATTCAGCCTTATCTTTCGCTCACTTTAGCAATGATCACGAATTAGTTCCTATTTTAGAAAAAAAGAAAAACGATACTCTTCAATATTTATATACTATGCAAACGATATATGATTGTAATAAAGGAAAAGTTCCACGTGCACAACTATATATTTTACAAAGTGTAATTGAGCATATTACAGTTGAACTACAATGGCTAAACACCCTCCTTAAAGATGCTATAGCAGGCCGGCTTTCAGAAGTTGCTATAGATGAAAATTGA
- a CDS encoding SPP1 phage holin family protein: protein MLQKENLSDAMRLLAGFLLSLKLLFTSFGIHFITNDQIDAIVNVVSFLFILYFGYKNNYVGKKGMEQKKILKKHNLH from the coding sequence ATGCTACAAAAAGAGAATCTATCAGATGCTATGCGGTTACTAGCTGGTTTTCTATTATCATTAAAATTATTATTTACCTCTTTCGGCATACACTTTATTACAAACGATCAAATTGACGCTATTGTTAATGTTGTTTCATTTTTATTTATTCTATACTTTGGCTACAAAAATAACTATGTAGGAAAAAAAGGAATGGAGCAAAAGAAAATACTCAAAAAACACAACCTTCACTAA
- a CDS encoding MDR family MFS transporter — protein sequence METQPLKKDANKTKFVVAGLLLGILMAAMDNTIVATAMATIVGDLGGFDKFVWVTSAYMVATMAGMPIFGKLSDMYGRKRFYIGGLILFLFGSALCGTASSIEQLSIYRAIQGIGGGALMPIAFTIMYDIFPPEKRGKMTGLFGAVFGTSSVFGPLLGAYITDYISWHWVFYINIPLGLISFFFITKYYSESLEFRKQKIDWAGAITLVISIVCLMFALELGGKEYAWNSTVIIGLFTTVVITLIIFFFVERKATEPIISFHLFKKPLFAASQGVAFFYGAAFIICTVYIPIFIQGVLGGSASNAGLILTPMMVGSVIGSQTGGQLASRTSYRNIMMVSGVFFVLGIYLLSTLTMDTPRLLVTLFMILAGLGVGFSFSVLSMSSIHKLEMRDRGSATSTNSFFRSLGMTLGVTIFGTIQNHIFTDKLNSVFPPELAKLAPKGGDTSFLLSPGATAKIPAEILAGIKEALATSIANTFFWALIPAVLSIICILLMGNERLFTGPKKKEKQKQVS from the coding sequence TTGGAAACTCAACCATTAAAAAAAGACGCCAACAAGACAAAATTTGTTGTTGCTGGTTTACTGCTTGGTATATTAATGGCCGCAATGGACAATACAATCGTTGCAACCGCAATGGCAACAATTGTTGGAGACTTAGGAGGATTTGATAAGTTTGTTTGGGTCACATCAGCTTATATGGTAGCAACAATGGCAGGGATGCCTATCTTCGGGAAACTTTCTGATATGTACGGGCGGAAACGTTTTTATATTGGTGGCCTCATTCTTTTCTTATTCGGTTCTGCGCTCTGCGGAACAGCTTCAAGTATTGAGCAATTAAGTATTTATAGAGCTATTCAAGGTATCGGTGGTGGTGCCCTTATGCCTATCGCCTTCACAATTATGTACGATATCTTCCCACCAGAAAAACGTGGGAAGATGACAGGACTATTCGGTGCTGTTTTCGGGACCTCTAGTGTATTCGGTCCTTTATTAGGCGCTTATATTACAGACTATATAAGTTGGCATTGGGTCTTCTATATCAATATTCCATTAGGACTTATCTCCTTTTTCTTCATTACTAAATACTACAGTGAGTCTCTAGAATTTAGAAAACAAAAAATTGATTGGGCTGGTGCTATTACACTTGTCATAAGTATCGTTTGCTTAATGTTCGCATTAGAACTTGGTGGTAAGGAATATGCCTGGAATTCCACTGTAATTATTGGCTTATTTACAACAGTAGTTATTACGCTTATTATTTTCTTCTTTGTAGAACGAAAAGCAACCGAGCCTATTATTTCGTTCCATCTATTTAAAAAACCTTTATTCGCAGCTAGTCAAGGAGTTGCCTTTTTCTATGGTGCCGCTTTTATTATCTGTACAGTTTATATTCCAATCTTCATTCAAGGCGTTCTTGGAGGTTCCGCCTCTAATGCCGGATTAATTTTAACACCAATGATGGTTGGTTCTGTAATTGGAAGTCAAACAGGAGGACAATTAGCTTCTCGAACAAGCTATCGTAACATTATGATGGTATCTGGCGTCTTCTTCGTTCTTGGTATTTATTTATTAAGTACTTTAACAATGGATACACCTCGTTTACTCGTAACACTATTTATGATTCTCGCTGGGCTTGGTGTTGGCTTCTCATTCTCAGTATTAAGTATGTCTTCTATTCACAAATTAGAAATGCGAGACCGTGGTTCGGCAACATCAACAAACTCATTCTTCCGATCACTCGGTATGACTCTTGGTGTAACGATTTTCGGTACAATTCAAAATCATATTTTTACAGATAAACTAAACTCTGTGTTCCCCCCTGAACTAGCAAAATTAGCTCCAAAAGGTGGAGACACAAGTTTCTTATTATCGCCAGGCGCTACCGCAAAAATTCCTGCTGAAATATTAGCGGGTATTAAAGAAGCTCTCGCTACATCTATTGCGAACACATTCTTCTGGGCACTTATTCCGGCTGTACTAAGTATTATTTGTATTTTACTTATGGGAAATGAACGCCTCTTTACAGGCCCTAAAAAGAAAGAAAAACAAAAGCAAGTCAGTTAA